In Sulfuricurvum sp., the sequence AAGAGAATGCCTAATGTTTGATGATTTACGTCCTCATTTAGTTGAGCTGCGCAAGCGGCTTGCGATCAGCGTCGCCTCCGTTATAATCATGTTTTTTATTGCCTTTAACTATTATGAACCGATCTTACACTGGATCAGCCAACCCTTAAATGATGCACTCTCTCTTGTAGCAAAAACCTCCCCAAATGCTGCAAAAGGGATGGCCACAACCAATCAAATCGGTGGTACTTTTTTCGTCGCGATGAAAGTCTCTTTTTTTGCCGCGCTGTTGGGTTCATTACCGATCATTCTTTCACAAATTTGGCTTTTTGTCGCTCCGGGGCTGTATGCCAATGAAAAGAAAATGATGATCCCTATCGTCGTCGGCGGTACTGTTATGTTCTTAATCGGTGGAGCATTTGCCTACTATGTTGTCACTCCGTTTGGATTCCAGTACCTGATCGGGTTCGGAAGCGCTTCCTTTGTTCCTATGATCAACATCGAAGATTATGTCGGTTTTTTCACAAAAATTATGTTTGGTTTTGGATTAGCTTTTGAACTTCCGATCTTTTGCTACTTTTTAGCCCTATTAGGGCTTATCGATGATCGGATGATGATCGGTTTTTTCCGTTATGCCATCGTCCTTATTTTCATCATAGCAGCCCTTTTAACACCACCGGATGTGTTAACTCAGCTCTTAATGGCTGTTCCACTCATTTTCCTTTATGGACTTTCTATCATCATTGTCCGATTTGTCAACCCGGCCCCGAAAGAGGAAGCCTACATCGAAGAAGACGAAGAAGAGACGATTGACTAACCCCCTTCTGACTGAAAGCTATGACTACTATCTACCCGATGGTCTCATAGCAACCCATCCGATCCATCCCAGAGAACATGCCCGTTTGCTTGTCTATAAGCGTGCGGATCGCTCCATAACCCATGCCCGTTTCGATGCATTGCTCCATTTTCTCCCGGAAAGCTGTTCTATCCTCTTTAATGATACTAAAGTGATTAAAGCCCGGCTTTACGGGCACAAAAGCAGTGGTGGAGCCATCGAGCTTCTTATCAACCGTCCTCTGGATGCGTACACGATCAATGTTTACATCAAAGGGCGTGTAAAAGAAGGTACGCTGCTGAATTTTGAAAGTAATCTCACAGCACGCGTCGTTGCGTTAAGTGATGACGGATCACGTACGGTGAACTTTTATCTGGGCGAGAGCCTTATCCGATTTGAAGAACTTTTGCCGATCCTTGATACAATCGGTCATATTCCCCTCCCTCCTTATCTGGGTCGGGAAGATGACAGTGAGGATGAGCGTGAATACCAAAGCGTATTTGCCGCGCATGAAGGGGCCGTTGCCGCCCCTACCGCATCACTGCACTTTAGTGACGAGCTATTTGAGTCCGTTTGTGCTTCCCACCCTCATGCATTCGTAACCCTCCATGTCGGTTCGGGAACGTTTAAACCGGTCGAGGCAACTGTTATTACCGATCATCCTATGCACTCGGAGTATTTTGAAATTAGAGACTCCGCACAAGCTCTGATACAAGGTTCCGCTCCGCTGCTGTGTGTCGGTACAACCTCTACCCGAACAGTCGAGTATCATGTCCGAACCCAGCAAATCCAAGGGGAAGCAAACCTCTTTTTACACCCCGGTAATCCCCCTATACGAGTCAATCATCTGCTGACGAATTTCCATTTGCCGAAATCGACTTTGCTGATGCTCGTAGCCTCTTTCGTAGGGCTTGAAGAGACACACCGAATCTATCAAGAAGCCATTGATGAAAAATACCGCTTTTTTTCATATGGTGATGCGATGCTTATACTCTAAATTATTCCAGATTATGATAAAATAGTGATATTCCTTTGCAAGGCATTATCATGGATAAAATCAACCGCAGACATTTTTTAGGCGCCGGCCTTATTTTGGGAGCGTCTACCCTTTTGGGAAATGAAACTCCTCAAAAAATCATTACAGAGACAAAAGAGTTTGTCCCTCCTGTGATCGCATTTCCTGAGAAAAAACCTCTTAAAGTCATTTCAGACCGTCCACCGCTTCTTGAATCACCGCGTGATATCTTTACTCAAGTCATCACTCCGAACGATCAGTTTTTCGTCCGTTGGCATATGCCCGATATTCCGACCTACATCGATCTCAACGAATTTCGTCTTCAGGTTCAAGGAGCGGTTGAAACACCTCTTTCCCTCAGTGTAGATGATTTGAAATCAAAATTTGAACCGGTTGAGATCACATCGGTTCTCCAATGCGGCGGTAACAGCCGTAAGTATTACGCCAAAACGGGACAAGCAACCCACGGCGTCCAATGGGGACACGGAGCGATGGGGTGTGCTGTTTGGAAAGGGGCTCGCCTAAAAGACATTCTCAACATGGCCGGAGTTAAAGCAACTGCAAAATTTGTAGGTGTTAACGGTTTGGAAAAACCTGCGGTTGATGAAACGCCGCACTTTTTCCGGGAAATGGAAATTGATGAAGCACTCAGCGGCGAGCTGATTGTTGCATATGAAATGAACGGTGAAGATCTCCCGTATCTCA encodes:
- the tatC gene encoding twin-arginine translocase subunit TatC encodes the protein MFDDLRPHLVELRKRLAISVASVIIMFFIAFNYYEPILHWISQPLNDALSLVAKTSPNAAKGMATTNQIGGTFFVAMKVSFFAALLGSLPIILSQIWLFVAPGLYANEKKMMIPIVVGGTVMFLIGGAFAYYVVTPFGFQYLIGFGSASFVPMINIEDYVGFFTKIMFGFGLAFELPIFCYFLALLGLIDDRMMIGFFRYAIVLIFIIAALLTPPDVLTQLLMAVPLIFLYGLSIIIVRFVNPAPKEEAYIEEDEEETID
- the queA gene encoding tRNA preQ1(34) S-adenosylmethionine ribosyltransferase-isomerase QueA, which encodes MTNPLLTESYDYYLPDGLIATHPIHPREHARLLVYKRADRSITHARFDALLHFLPESCSILFNDTKVIKARLYGHKSSGGAIELLINRPLDAYTINVYIKGRVKEGTLLNFESNLTARVVALSDDGSRTVNFYLGESLIRFEELLPILDTIGHIPLPPYLGREDDSEDEREYQSVFAAHEGAVAAPTASLHFSDELFESVCASHPHAFVTLHVGSGTFKPVEATVITDHPMHSEYFEIRDSAQALIQGSAPLLCVGTTSTRTVEYHVRTQQIQGEANLFLHPGNPPIRVNHLLTNFHLPKSTLLMLVASFVGLEETHRIYQEAIDEKYRFFSYGDAMLIL
- a CDS encoding molybdopterin-dependent oxidoreductase → MDKINRRHFLGAGLILGASTLLGNETPQKIITETKEFVPPVIAFPEKKPLKVISDRPPLLESPRDIFTQVITPNDQFFVRWHMPDIPTYIDLNEFRLQVQGAVETPLSLSVDDLKSKFEPVEITSVLQCGGNSRKYYAKTGQATHGVQWGHGAMGCAVWKGARLKDILNMAGVKATAKFVGVNGLEKPAVDETPHFFREMEIDEALSGELIVAYEMNGEDLPYLNGFPLRLVIPGHFSDSWVKMLSEITVMDEYRKTFFMDVAYTVPDNDCECVISGSDFEYKRKPIAAMKVKSVIGYPTPNTVIKKGSRVKVTGVAFDQGKGIKEVMISTDGGKSWIATELQKDYGKFAYRQWTYQWEPKAKGEYIIMVRAINRIGNIQPQADEIGWNAGGYQYNAVDYVNVKIV